The Pan troglodytes isolate AG18354 chromosome 6, NHGRI_mPanTro3-v2.0_pri, whole genome shotgun sequence genomic sequence taaaattttttttttaaatattgatacgTTGAAATGATAGtattaatattttggaaataaggggttaaataaaattattaatatttcacttgtttctttatactttttcatATGGCTACTAAGAAATGTAAATTACATATATGGCTGCTCACATCATATTTCTACTGGACAGCACTCTTTTAGAAAATGCTAAGCCATAACACAGGCTTGGAAACTTCAGATATTTCTTATCATCTTGGTATCTGTGCCATATTTTTCACCTGAAAGAGAAGTACTATAGCACAAAACTTGGGAATGGTTCAAAAAAGATGTAAAAAGCATCTGGGCATTCAAACTAGGATTCATAAGATAGCCAACCTAACATGAAAATTCCATAGGTATCAAGGAATGAGGTCTATGTTTCTTACAAAAGATGAACACCTTTTGTTTTTTGTCAATAATCCCTAGTacaggcacgatggctcaagcttataatctcagaactttgagaggctgaggtaggaggatcgcttgaggccactagtttgagaccagcctgagcaatacaggaagccccatctctacaacaaattaaaaagggccaggcttggtggctcacgcctgtaatcccagcactttgggaggccgaggcgggcagatcacgaggtcaggagatcaagaccatcctggctaacacagtgaaacccccatctctactaaaaatacaaaaaaaattagccaggtgtggtggcgggtgcctgcagtcccagctgcttgggaagctgaggcaggagaatggcatgaacctgggaggtggagcttgcagtgagccaagattgcaccactgcactccagcctgggcaacagagtgagactccgtctcaaaaaaaaaaaaaaaaagttagccaggcttggtagaaggcacctatagtcccagctactcaggaggctgaagtgggggaattgcttgagcccaggaggtcgagactgcagtgaaccgtggtcaggccactgcactccgatGTGAGTTacaaagtgagacactgcctcaaagacaaaaaaatcccTTAGATATTTATGGAACAATAGAGAACTGTTTCACTTTGCCTTTCTCTCCATGACTATGTCTGTAAAGCTATTCCTAAATAGGAATAACTTAGAATGAACAATTTTCATGCTAAAGATTGAACAAATTTCAGTAACTGAAATCACTATGTGCACTCAGCACCCATAAAGGCAAAAAAAGTTCCTTCAGGGATTCCCCAAGAGGGTGCTGCTCAAGGCCAACTTAGTTATATATTAATAGTCATTGTTCTATAATAGATTTCATTATCCCTCACTCACCTCACGACTTGGGGCAAACCACTTCAACCCCTATTTTCTGTGAAAGGGCAACAGGTATGCAGATGTCTGGAGCGCTTTGAGAAGCAAAAACTGCCTAATTACTGACTTCACTATTCAACTCATGAAAGGGAGTTGGTGAAGCATTACCAGAGGAAACTACTTGTATGACTGAACACGTAACTGTCTCTGAGGGTTCCACTTCCTTAGTTGTATAACAGAAATAAGAACACCCATCTCACAAAGGAATTTGATGATCAAACAAGGGAAAGCTGAATGCCCACCATGTTGCCTGGCACTGAGGAAACACAAACATACTCTAGACTCTTCTCTGCTCTTTGAGCTTCAGTTCTCTTTGCCTTAGAGCTTGCACCTAAAGTTGAGAGGCTATATGTGTCCGTTCTCATAAAGCAAGTAAGATTACAAAATGCACAGGAAACCACCTGTGAGACTAGGATAGGAACTGGGCTTTTATTCTTTCTCGATGTTCTCAGAACTTGTAGTTCACTAACAGCAAGTTTCCACTGTGAAGTGGCTATTGTGTCGTTTCCTGGCATGTAAAACAGCAAGCTGCAGACACCCACACACAAGAGCAAGGGATGGGTTTCTCAGTGTCCCCAGGATCCTGCTCTAGCAGTTGCTGCCTCTGTGGAAATGGCTCCACTGTAATGTGTCCTGCCCTTTCACTATTGAGGCTCCATTCCTGGGCCTTACTCTCCTCAGGCCCTCAAATCTTCATTTGCTGTGAACACATATGGAGGCCTCTCCTCTCTCAGATGTGGCATCTCCATTTATAAGATACATgttttctcccacctcagaccaggggtctctctcccttctccattCTGTAGAATTTATCTATGTCCAATCACCCTGTCAACTTCACAGAGGGAGCTAAAGGGAGAAATTTTGAGAGATCaggaattaatatatattaacttttttctCTGAATAGCTGAAGCTATTATTACAATGCCCTAAAGTTTCCTAAATAATCCCAGTGTGATATATTCTTGTAGTAAGTAAGTACGCAATAAAAGATACATTTGGAATAGTAAAATTCTTGAATGGGTTTCAAATGGATCATGGGCAATAGGAAACTGAAATCATTGGACGTTTTGGCCCAAGCTGTTCAGAAAACATCAATATTTCTAAGTGTCTGCATAAATGGACAAGTCCATTACACCAAGTCATCTACCTCTATAATTACAAGAGCTATGAGTTAAAAGAGGTCAAAGGTCTGGATCACCCAGAACCCCAATCTATGTGCTGAAGCACGCTGGGGAGGCACTCTTTGTTCTTGGGACAGATGGACAACTTTCCCATACAAAAGCAACCAGTTCTTGTCTGTACCCTAACATGTCCCTGTCGTAGCACAGATCCAACCACATCACATTTTTCTACGTTTTTTTTTCTCCACCTGACAGGGTTCCTTGGCTCCCCAGGGCCAAGTACATAATGGTCAATAAAGTTTGCCTAAGATGGAACATCTACTGGAGGAGGAATGCGTCTCAAACCAGGAGCACTGTGGGCTGGGATTATACAAAGCCACAAGATGAACAAGGTGCATCTTCCCGGAGATCGAGTTTAAAACGCtttcatattaaaacattttgagaaGAGAAAGTAAAATCCACGtggagtttaaaaaataaagtagtccTGTGGCAGCCTCTTAGCTTCCAAATTCAGGGCTATTCCCCAGACTGCCAGGTGTACCACTTCCCTATCCTGTCTGCTGGAGGGCTCCTGCCAAAACTAAGAAATCCCGGAAGCTCTGGACTCTACACGTGCATTACCTTTGGAGAGTTGAAAGCACTTTATCAGAGGTCAAAGACCACcaatgccacttttttttttttccttcttttaggcCAGTCAAGTGAAGCAAGGAGattggagaaggaacaaagaaatctgtaacgGGCTATGATCAATTAGTTGTCAACACCACTGCACTGGGACCAGCCAACCAATGCCACttttagatgaaaaaataaaccaGGCAGATCTTGCCCAAACTACTCAGAAAGTTAATGCTGACGATAGAAAAAGATCTCTCCTCAATTGTTGGCCCAAGACATTACATAATTAATCCTTTTTAAAAGgtgttaaacattttaaagcctAGAATAATGTACGGTAGCCTGTTCAGGTTCAGGGACCCCTTGATCACTTCCTGGAATTGAGGCCATCATTCAAGAACCCCTCACCTCAAGCCTCTCCCCTTTCCTTGCTTGGCTGCTTCACTGCTCAGCAATGAACCCTTATGAGTTCTATGTAAACAGGAATCAGAAGCACCCCTTCTCGGCTCTCTCAGGAAGCTTTGGGCGCACACCTGAAGTCTCTGGAGGGTCAGTACTCCTGCTGGAGGTGCAGCTGTACAACCACTAAATCAACCTCCCCTCCGGAGGGGGTTCCCGCACTCCCCAGAAGGGCTTTCAACAACCCCGAACTTTCTGAACTTTTCTCCACTCCAGCCTTCAAGGCTCTTAGCCAACCATGTCCCAAAGCAGGCGACGATTGGCCGGGCAAACATCTTGAGAGGGAAGCGGGATTGCAGAACCAGCTTCCTCCCTAAAAGTGCTTTTAGGAGCCGCAGAAAGACGCAGCCCGGACTCCGCCAGAGGGCAGGCGGCAGACACACCCCCCATCCCAGTCTGGAGTCACAATCCGCACTCACCTTGGCGGACGTCTCCCCAAACAGAGGTCTGTTGTCCAGGCCACTGGTGCCGTAGGTCCTGGTAGCAAAGTCCTCCATTTTGGGGTTTCTTCACTTTCCCCAAGCCACTTAAAAGCAAGACAGCATGACCTCCCGAGGTCTCAGGTCCACGACTGCAAGCCTCCTCCTCACGGCTCCCGCATAGCCGAACCTGAGTGGTCGGGGAAGCGCTGGCGCCAGGGATGGGTGGGGGCTCACACGCGGGGAACGCGACCGCTCCGCCCCGGCCCCGCGCACCTCCTCATCTTGAGCAGCTGCCGCAGGAAGTGAAAGGAAACAAACACTGCGTGGCAGACTCTCAGCGGGACGCCCCCGCCCGGGCAGCTCCCACTTCCTCAAATCTCAGCCCTTGGCGCCGCGTGGCTCTCCGCCCCTCTGGGCCGCCAGGGCAGCGCCGCCCGCCGCTCGCCCCCGGCTAGCACAGCAAATCGCAGTCCCCTCGCCCCGGGAGAGACTCCCACACGTCGCCCCCCATTTTTTACACAATAATTTCCCATGTTTTCCCAATTTTCTACGGTAAGCACGTATTCCTTCATGTTCAAGGGAGAAAAAGTTTTCTTGGAAGAACGCATTGAGAACCCCTCGCCTAGCCTTCTGCGTCTCCCCCACTACGTTCCCCAGTGGCGGCGGGAGGAGTGAAGTTGCCGGAGCACAGCCCAGCGCTCCGCACACCCCTCCCGCAGGGCGGCGGGTTCAGGTCGCTGCCGGGGCCGACCCAAGCAACTTGGATCCCCTCTCGTGTTGCATCTACCCCAGGGCCGGCGTGCTCGCCGCTGCTCTCCCCGCGCTCTCTGCCGGAACCGCAGCAGGAGTACGGTCTAGGCACAGCGAGAGGGAGAATCCCGCCTCGGCCCTGCCCATATTGGTCCCGCGCCCGCCAAACCTCGGCATCCCCTAGGCGCTCGCACGCTGGGGGGCCCTGGCCGCGCCGGGGAGAGTGGGCCCTGGGTCCACACCCCCGCCGGGATCCAGTGCCGCGGCCCAGGAACGAGGGCCAGATGCGTGGGGGAGGAATCGCGCGGTCCCGTCGCAGCGCTGCGGATCACCTCCCGGCTCCTTCTCAGGTCCCCCGACCCGGACCCGCTGCCTCCGTCGCAAGTCGGCCCGCCCAGGTCGCGTCACAACCGAGGCCGCCAATCCCGCGGGCTAAGGCGCCGCATTGGCTGCGGAGCTTTATTTCTAGACGTGCCAGCTTATTCCCCGTGGGGCGGCCAATCTCCGCGGCTGCACGTTTCTCAGCTGCTTAGCCCTTAGTAATTAGTGTCCATGCGATCCACGTGGGCAAAGCACATTTCTGCAGATAGCCTTGCACCTGGCTGAAAGCATCTTAAAAACAATCAACCTGCTTTAACCACCTCAGTCTTCGCTTAACGAGGACAGAATGGCAGTCACTGGTAATTTTGGTTTAGGGTTGTTTGCATGTTTACCTTGATTTGTTCTGTGACAGGGATCTTATGTGTTTATAGAAAGTCAGGAGGCGACAGTGCTAGATACTTATTTGACTTGTCCACTCATGCCGCCAGTGATGGTGCTGACTAAGCAAGTTTGCAGCTGTGGAGCCAGCGCTTCGCGTACCAATCTCGTCTTCCAGGCTCTAGGTCATAGACAACTGGAGGTGGACAGGTCGTTAAAAGTAACAACGTCACTCTGCATTTCGAATCATGGATAAATATACAGCCACGCTGGATTCTCAGGGCACTATAGCGCCGAGATTGAAGAGAGCTCTGAAAACGTTCAGAGGAGGATCTGTGCAGGGAGGATCTGGGTTGGAACGTTGTACCCACACAACATTTAGAATCCAAGCCATGATTCCCGGCGTCCACTCAACAGTTTAGGACACGGGATGGACTACAAACCATGTAGATACATAGATCTGGAATTTGCAACACTGAGTAGGATTAGTACGGTGCATATCTGACCTACaagttatatattttacaaatcatGTTTGTTTGCTCAGGACTTTCTGATAAAACAGCAATGCTACGCAATCCTGCACCCAGTTATCTTAGAAGATTGAATGGCGGTACAAATAACTTTATTCACTCACATTCAGCCACATTCAACAAAATACTTTTGAGAATCTGCTATGTACCAGACAACTACCAGACATGGTAATATAGTGGTGAAGACACAGGCATAGTCATAGTCTTGAAGCTAGAGTGGAAAACAGAGATGCATAATTAGAATCTAGAGAAAAGAGATACGGTGGCTAAGAGCACAAGCTTTGAGGTTGATAGTTTCTGCCTTCAAACCCTGATGCCACCATTGACAAGCTATGTGATCTTAGACAAGTTATCTAACCTCTCTTGAGCTCCTTCATATGTAAAAAGTGAAGATCATAATAATAAGTGGAACTATAGTATCTACGTTTAACTGTTTGTTTTAAagtaataaagaatatataagacACCAACAAATAGTAAGTATCCAAATGGTGGCTGTCATAAATGGTGACAAGTGCTGTGAACTggacacaatggaatgctatggagaTACATGGGAGGAAACCCACTAGCTTCAGGTGGCAGGAAAAGTTTTCTCGAGGAAGCCTTCTAAATCAGGACCCAAAAGGAGAGTGTGAGTTAGCCAAGATGAGAAGGAGAAGCAAAAAGCCAGTCCAGAGAGGCCAGATATCCGTGGAGGCTATGTTGGAGGTGGATGGTTAAGTAAGGTATCATGACCTTAGCACTCAAGAGCTGCTTATTCCCTTCTCATCAATTTTCTATGCCTCTGCTCCATTTGTTTTCCTAAAAACCAGCTTCCTCTGCTTCCTCATGATCACTACTTTCCCAAAACTTCAACTTGCATATGGCTTTAGTTTGTCTTGGTGCTAAACTCAAGGAAAATGGACCTTACAGCTCCAGTGTCCAACAGTGCTTGGCAGGCCCAGTCTCTATTTCTCAGTTCAGTTTCTCACAAGGAGTTTTTATTGTCTCAGTCCGGATTATGAACGGATTTATAGCTGCATCAAGCTCTTCACCCCCAGCCAATAGGAGGGACAAAGTGGCACCTAGCTTCTAAGGTCTGCCTCCTTTAGCCAAGTGGGATAGAAGATTATTTACAAGAAGACAATATATGTGGAAGTCAATGGTAAGATTCTCCAGTGCCTTGTGCTCAAAGTGTGGATCTCCAGACCAGCAACATGGTCATCCCCTTGTTAGGAATGCAGAATTTCAAGCCTCACCCCAAACCTACTGAATGGCAATCTACTTTTTAATAAATACCCGGGAGATTCATATGCACATTTAAACTTGAAAAGTCCTTATttcatacacctttatatttacAAATTGGACCAAGGCTGTAGAGTTTACTCTCCCAATACCATGACTTACCAattctttctcttcattctgCTTCAGCCACTCATTCCCGTTTCAATTCTGGACTTTGTCAACATTTAGAACTGTACCAAGCCTGAAATAAATCCAGACCATTTGGTGAGCTTTATCTTCCAGTTCTCTCACTCACGGTCAGTATATCATTTATTTGGCCACCTTAGTGTCTCTGATCCTTTGGTCCCTTGACTTTCTCCTGGTAGATCTACTCCcctattttcactttcttctaaTTTAGATTCTGTGTTTTATCACTCTGATTGCTCTTTTGATAATATCTtcaattcttttgcctcatttATTTTATCACGCCTGGGCAGAAAGTCCCCTGAGATATTAATCCTTCTGTGTTCTTAACACCTGTAACTTACTAGGTGTCTAGTGCAgctgaagggggaaaaaaaaatcataaatgccCCTGATTGCAGTAATCTTAAATTGAAAGCAGCCAATCTCAACTGTGCCCTTAAAATCATCTGGAAATCCTGCGTTGCCTGGGCAACTCTCCTTATGTTGCCTATTTTATTCAGTCTCCTGgcctctctctgctcctcccttACTCTCAGCAGATAACTCAGCTTCCTActtcacagagaagaaaaagaagccatCAGATGGGAAATTCCTCAACTCCccaacaaaactgcacattcacCTATATCCAACCTGTTCCAtttctcctcctttccaattAGGATGGAAGAGATTCTTGCCCATCTCTCATATTTTATGTCCCATTGCATCCCATGATCACAGAGGTCTCACTATTctgattatattttttctttcaaagacatTTAAACATGATCAGTTCCAACCAtgttaaaacaagcaaaaaaaaaaaaaaaaaaaccccaccattGAGCCCATGTCTCTCTCTGGCTACCACACTCTCATCACACCCTTTGTGGAACTCGTAATTGGCTATACAGCCatccttctcctccctcttccctaaAAGCAAAGCCTACCTCCAAATGTAAAGGAAAAATAGACCATATAGTCACTTTCTGAG encodes the following:
- the LOC134810623 gene encoding translation initiation factor IF-2, yielding MFSQFSTPSASPPLRSPVAAGGVKLPEHSPALRTPLPQGGGFRSLPGPTQATWIPSRVASTPGPACSPLLSPRSLPEPQQEYGLGTARGRIPPRPCPYWSRARQTSASPRRSHAGGPWPRRGEWALGPHPRRDPVPRPRNEGQMRGGGIARSRRSAADHLPAPSQVPRPGPAASVASRPAQVASQPRPPIPRAKAPHWLRSFISRRASLFPVGRPISAAARFSAA